From one Rhodovulum sp. ES.010 genomic stretch:
- a CDS encoding flagellar hook-length control protein FliK, which yields MQYPLGLDLAGGPVTGAPEGARAAPDGEGAAPGGFLDAFAAGEAAQSGGAPARAARPWPEMSDAPRSGALAAAMEALQAAGTQTGEPAADARATAPLSPDGVAPPDPDAVARPGAATTPPRDAAAVLPDATPALAEAAEDGALPAPTPAKEAPAGAPAPASKTPGEEAPPAGEPSPALPEVAAVPAPTDERVADTPRKRPPAAANAPDSMPPAARAPAMPGKETARGAVEAAPPDAARRPASPDAPAAQPHPGGPRPHGEARPAVVQAAAETAGRAAPEDTARPRADAAPADPAGRGAEPKVEAPRNAPAAAPPKAPPPVAPAQAAPPEADGAPAPRPESQAPATRGEGVADRPAAPATAAQTPAMAEAIRRQQAADGAPAPGDRARGDEAPRAEARPAASAPDAPRPAPEPVAAKPAEAPAPADAARLPSAMAEPALPDAQPLADAPQSDRPTTDAPRAQQPAPALADTPRAAMRIMAEALHRAADGSVELTLSPEELGRVRLTLSPGENGIAVTVTAERGETADLMRRHADMLGNAMRELGYGEVTLDFTGGGPRDGHAAPDPDAVAEGLSDAPAPDRTDARAPARPAAAGGLDLRL from the coding sequence ATGCAGTATCCTCTTGGTCTGGATTTGGCGGGCGGTCCCGTCACAGGTGCGCCCGAGGGCGCCCGCGCGGCGCCCGATGGCGAGGGCGCCGCCCCCGGCGGTTTCCTCGATGCCTTCGCGGCCGGAGAGGCGGCGCAGAGCGGCGGCGCGCCGGCGCGTGCCGCAAGGCCCTGGCCGGAAATGTCGGACGCGCCGCGCTCGGGCGCGCTTGCCGCCGCGATGGAGGCGCTGCAGGCCGCCGGCACGCAGACGGGGGAGCCCGCCGCCGATGCCCGCGCCACCGCCCCGCTTTCACCCGACGGCGTCGCGCCGCCCGACCCCGATGCCGTCGCGCGACCCGGCGCCGCGACGACCCCGCCGCGGGATGCCGCCGCCGTGCTGCCCGACGCCACGCCCGCCCTTGCCGAGGCCGCAGAGGACGGCGCGCTGCCGGCTCCGACCCCGGCCAAGGAGGCGCCCGCCGGCGCACCCGCGCCCGCGTCGAAAACGCCTGGCGAGGAGGCGCCGCCCGCGGGCGAGCCGTCGCCCGCGCTTCCGGAGGTCGCCGCCGTGCCCGCCCCGACCGACGAGCGCGTCGCGGATACCCCGCGCAAGAGGCCCCCCGCGGCCGCAAACGCGCCGGACAGCATGCCCCCGGCCGCCAGGGCCCCGGCCATGCCGGGCAAGGAAACGGCCCGTGGCGCCGTCGAGGCCGCGCCGCCCGACGCGGCGCGCCGCCCTGCGTCCCCCGACGCGCCCGCGGCGCAGCCGCACCCCGGCGGGCCCCGCCCGCATGGCGAGGCCCGGCCCGCGGTTGTGCAGGCGGCCGCCGAGACAGCGGGCCGGGCCGCCCCGGAAGACACGGCCCGGCCGCGCGCCGACGCGGCGCCCGCCGATCCGGCGGGGCGCGGCGCGGAGCCGAAGGTCGAGGCCCCGCGCAACGCGCCCGCCGCGGCCCCGCCCAAGGCTCCGCCGCCGGTCGCGCCCGCCCAGGCCGCGCCCCCCGAGGCCGATGGCGCTCCGGCCCCCCGGCCCGAGAGCCAGGCGCCGGCGACCCGCGGCGAAGGTGTCGCGGACCGCCCCGCCGCGCCCGCGACGGCCGCGCAGACCCCCGCGATGGCCGAGGCGATTCGCCGCCAGCAGGCCGCCGACGGGGCGCCCGCCCCGGGCGACCGCGCCCGCGGCGACGAGGCCCCGCGCGCCGAGGCCCGCCCCGCGGCCTCGGCCCCCGACGCGCCGCGCCCCGCCCCCGAGCCGGTTGCCGCGAAGCCCGCCGAGGCGCCGGCGCCGGCCGACGCCGCCCGGCTGCCCTCGGCCATGGCGGAGCCGGCCCTGCCCGACGCCCAGCCCCTGGCCGACGCGCCGCAGTCCGACCGGCCGACGACCGACGCGCCGCGCGCGCAGCAGCCCGCGCCGGCGCTCGCCGACACCCCGCGGGCCGCCATGCGGATCATGGCCGAGGCGCTGCATCGCGCCGCGGACGGCTCGGTCGAACTGACCCTCAGCCCCGAGGAACTCGGCCGCGTGCGCCTGACGCTGAGCCCCGGCGAGAACGGCATCGCCGTGACGGTCACCGCCGAGCGAGGCGAGACGGCGGACCTGATGCGCCGCCACGCCGACATGCTGGGCAATGCCATGCGCGAACTCGGCTATGGCGAGGTGACGCTCGATTTCACCGGCGGCGGCCCGCGCGACGGCCACGCCGCCCCCGACCCCGACGCCGTGGCCGAGGGGCTCTCCGACGCCCCCGCCCCCGACCGGACCGATGCGCGGGCGCCGGCCCGCCCGGCCGCTGCGGGCGGCCTCGACCTGCGCCTCTGA
- a CDS encoding flagellar hook capping FlgD N-terminal domain-containing protein, with amino-acid sequence MDSVTSATAASAASTARDKGDDSKKGAISSDFETFLRMLTVQMENQDPLNPIESSDYAVQLATFSGVEQQVLTNDLLETLGQNLGGAGLAQYGSWVGMEARAAVPAAFDGSSPVTVVPQAAADADKAQLVVRDADGKEVQRLSIGTDGAPMEWTGAGTDGAVLPAGSYRFVVESFKEGARIAEKQAEVYAPITEVRSGTEGVTVVFAGGGEASAGNVSALRQGDG; translated from the coding sequence ATGGACAGCGTGACATCAGCGACGGCCGCCAGCGCCGCAAGCACGGCCCGGGACAAGGGTGACGACTCGAAAAAGGGCGCGATCAGCAGCGATTTCGAGACCTTCCTGCGCATGCTGACCGTGCAGATGGAGAACCAGGACCCGCTGAACCCGATCGAGTCCTCCGACTACGCGGTTCAGCTTGCGACATTCTCCGGCGTCGAGCAGCAGGTCCTGACGAACGACCTGCTGGAGACGCTGGGCCAGAATCTCGGCGGTGCGGGGCTTGCGCAATACGGCTCCTGGGTCGGGATGGAGGCGCGCGCCGCGGTGCCGGCGGCGTTCGACGGCAGCAGCCCCGTCACCGTCGTTCCGCAAGCCGCGGCCGATGCCGACAAGGCGCAGCTTGTGGTCCGCGACGCCGACGGCAAGGAGGTGCAGCGGCTTTCGATCGGAACCGACGGGGCGCCCATGGAGTGGACCGGGGCGGGGACCGACGGCGCGGTGCTGCCGGCCGGCAGCTACCGTTTCGTCGTCGAAAGCTTCAAGGAAGGCGCCCGGATCGCCGAGAAGCAGGCCGAGGTCTATGCCCCCATCACCGAGGTCCGCAGCGGCACCGAGGGCGTCACGGTCGTCTTCGCCGGCGGCGGCGAGGCGTCGGCCGGCAACGTCTCGGCCCTGCGCCAGGGCGACGGCTGA
- the ubiB gene encoding 2-polyprenylphenol 6-hydroxylase, whose protein sequence is MRGPHNIWRLVQTLATFERTGANRFVLEAMEAPASVRVAARILGWPFKWLGEKGDESRPPVTRALTALGPAYIKFGQILSTRPDVVGADLAEQLRVLQDKLPPFPIEVAKATVAEELGQPADALFSEFSEPIAAASIAQVHKARIAATGEQVAVKVLRPNVERKFRKDIDAFYFAASTIEILAPFSRRLRPTDVIAHFDSVVTGELDLRIETSAAAEYAANTEADPGFQVPRVVWPLSGKRVLTLGWAEGVALGDNAALDAAGHDRRALGERVLSMFLRHALRDGYFHADMHQGNMKVAPNGDILVFDFGIMGRIDEYTRRVYAEILYGFIRRDYQRVAEVHFEAGYVPADRDVDEFAQALRSVGEPIFGMDASHISMARLLAYLFEVTERFGMATRTELILLQRTMVVVEGVSRSLNPSINIWEVAKPVVEEYIKENIGPKAVVRDLLRTVQVLSRFGPRLPDMAEAALIRSSNPAPESDPPSALKPALWMGLGAGAASAAIGLALLI, encoded by the coding sequence GTGCGCGGTCCCCACAATATCTGGCGGCTGGTGCAGACACTGGCCACGTTCGAACGCACCGGCGCCAACCGCTTCGTGCTGGAGGCGATGGAGGCCCCGGCCAGCGTCCGGGTCGCGGCGCGCATCCTCGGCTGGCCGTTCAAGTGGCTGGGCGAGAAGGGCGACGAGAGCCGCCCCCCGGTGACCCGCGCGCTGACCGCGCTGGGGCCGGCCTACATCAAGTTCGGGCAGATCCTGTCGACCCGGCCCGACGTGGTGGGGGCCGACCTGGCCGAGCAGTTGCGCGTGCTGCAGGACAAGCTGCCGCCCTTCCCGATCGAGGTGGCCAAGGCGACCGTGGCCGAGGAGCTGGGCCAGCCGGCCGATGCGTTGTTCTCGGAGTTCTCCGAACCCATCGCGGCCGCCTCGATCGCGCAGGTGCACAAGGCGCGCATCGCCGCGACCGGCGAACAGGTCGCGGTCAAGGTGCTGCGGCCCAACGTGGAACGGAAGTTCCGCAAGGATATCGACGCGTTCTACTTCGCCGCCTCGACCATCGAGATCCTCGCGCCGTTCTCGCGGCGGCTGCGCCCGACCGACGTGATCGCGCATTTCGACAGCGTGGTGACGGGCGAGCTGGACCTCAGGATCGAGACCTCGGCCGCGGCCGAATACGCCGCGAATACCGAGGCCGACCCCGGCTTCCAGGTGCCCCGGGTGGTCTGGCCGCTCTCGGGCAAGCGCGTGTTGACGCTGGGCTGGGCCGAAGGCGTCGCCCTGGGCGACAACGCGGCGCTGGACGCCGCCGGGCACGACCGGCGCGCGCTGGGCGAGCGGGTGTTGTCGATGTTCCTGCGGCACGCGCTGCGCGACGGCTATTTCCACGCCGACATGCACCAGGGCAACATGAAGGTGGCGCCCAACGGCGACATCCTGGTGTTCGATTTCGGCATCATGGGGCGGATCGACGAATATACCCGGCGGGTCTATGCCGAGATCCTCTACGGCTTCATCCGGCGCGACTACCAGCGCGTGGCCGAGGTGCATTTCGAGGCGGGCTACGTGCCCGCCGACCGCGACGTGGACGAGTTCGCGCAGGCCCTGCGCTCGGTGGGCGAACCGATCTTCGGCATGGATGCCAGCCACATCTCGATGGCGCGGCTGCTGGCCTATCTGTTCGAGGTCACCGAACGCTTCGGCATGGCGACGCGGACCGAGCTGATCCTGCTCCAGCGGACGATGGTGGTGGTCGAGGGCGTGTCGCGCTCGCTCAACCCCTCGATCAACATCTGGGAAGTCGCCAAGCCCGTCGTCGAGGAATACATCAAGGAGAACATCGGGCCCAAGGCGGTCGTGCGCGACCTGCTGCGCACCGTCCAGGTTCTCTCGCGGTTCGGCCCGCGCCTGCCCGACATGGCCGAGGCGGCGCTGATCCGCAGTTCCAACCCCGCGCCCGAATCCGACCCGCCCTCGGCGCTGAAGCCCGCGCTCTGGATGGGCCTGGGCGCCGGGGCGGCCAGCGCGGCGATCGGCCTTGCGCTGCTGATCTAG
- the ubiE gene encoding bifunctional demethylmenaquinone methyltransferase/2-methoxy-6-polyprenyl-1,4-benzoquinol methylase UbiE, translated as MTEHTQNTTHFGFQTVAEEEKAGMVHGVFTRVASRYDLMNDLMSGGIHRIWKDAMMDWLAPRSHQRLLDVAGGTGDIAFRFLGRAPGATAVVCDMTESMLVEGQKRAAAADLADRLDWVVGDAMDLPFETGSFDVVTNAFGTRNVTRIQDWLNEAYRVLKPGGRLMVLEFSQLPNPAMQWAYDRYSFNVIPVMGQIVAKDRDSYQYLVESIRKFPDQEAFAEMIRKAGFGQVKYRNLSMGIAALHSGWKI; from the coding sequence ATGACAGAGCACACCCAGAACACCACCCATTTCGGCTTCCAGACCGTCGCCGAAGAGGAAAAGGCGGGGATGGTCCACGGGGTCTTCACCCGCGTCGCCTCGCGCTACGACCTGATGAACGACCTGATGTCGGGCGGCATCCATCGCATCTGGAAGGACGCGATGATGGACTGGCTGGCGCCGCGGTCGCACCAGCGGCTGCTGGACGTGGCGGGCGGCACCGGCGACATCGCGTTCCGGTTCCTCGGCCGCGCGCCGGGGGCGACGGCGGTGGTCTGCGACATGACCGAGTCGATGCTGGTCGAGGGGCAGAAGCGCGCCGCGGCCGCCGACCTGGCCGACCGGCTGGACTGGGTGGTGGGCGACGCGATGGACCTGCCGTTCGAGACCGGGTCCTTCGACGTGGTCACCAATGCCTTCGGCACCCGCAACGTCACCCGCATCCAGGACTGGCTGAACGAGGCCTACAGGGTGCTGAAACCGGGCGGGCGGCTGATGGTGCTGGAGTTCAGCCAGTTGCCGAACCCCGCGATGCAATGGGCCTATGACCGCTATTCCTTCAACGTGATCCCGGTGATGGGCCAGATCGTGGCCAAGGATCGCGACAGCTACCAGTACCTGGTGGAATCGATCCGCAAGTTCCCCGACCAGGAGGCCTTCGCCGAGATGATCCGCAAGGCCGGGTTCGGGCAGGTCAAGTATCGCAACCTGTCGATGGGCATCGCGGCGCTGCATTCGGGCTGGAAGATCTAG
- the mutM gene encoding bifunctional DNA-formamidopyrimidine glycosylase/DNA-(apurinic or apyrimidinic site) lyase, with product MPELPEVETVRRGLAPVMEGRAIARAQVNRPDLRWPLPARMAERLTGARVTRLGRRSKYLLADLSTGETLIWHLGMSGRILVSGETLGAFQHAHPAPQKHDHVVLDMAGGARITFNDARRFGAMDLIATDRVQEHWLLAGLGPEPLGNAFDEPYLVARLKGRMTPIKAALLDQRVVAGLGNIYVCEALHRAGIDPRRKAGRIAAPRLARLVPVIRDVLAEAIEAGGSSLRDYRRADGELGYFQHNFRAYGRAGAPCPTPGCAGTVARIVQSGRSTFYCPQCQR from the coding sequence ATGCCCGAATTGCCGGAGGTAGAGACAGTGCGTCGCGGCCTGGCCCCGGTGATGGAGGGCCGGGCGATCGCGCGCGCGCAGGTCAACCGCCCCGACCTGCGCTGGCCGCTGCCCGCGCGCATGGCCGAGCGGTTGACCGGGGCGCGCGTCACGCGGCTGGGGCGGCGGTCGAAATACCTGCTCGCCGACCTGTCCACCGGCGAGACGCTGATCTGGCACCTGGGCATGTCGGGGCGCATCCTCGTCTCGGGCGAGACGCTGGGCGCGTTCCAACACGCCCATCCCGCGCCGCAAAAGCACGATCACGTTGTGCTGGACATGGCGGGCGGGGCACGCATCACCTTCAACGACGCCCGCCGGTTCGGCGCGATGGACCTGATCGCCACCGACCGGGTCCAGGAGCACTGGCTGCTGGCCGGGCTTGGCCCCGAACCGCTCGGCAACGCCTTCGACGAGCCGTATCTCGTGGCGCGGCTCAAGGGCCGTATGACGCCGATCAAGGCCGCGCTTCTGGACCAGCGCGTGGTGGCGGGGCTGGGCAACATCTATGTCTGCGAGGCGCTGCACCGGGCCGGGATCGACCCCCGGCGCAAGGCGGGCCGGATTGCCGCACCCCGCCTCGCGCGCCTGGTGCCGGTGATCCGCGACGTGCTGGCCGAGGCGATCGAGGCCGGCGGGTCGTCCTTGCGCGATTATCGCCGCGCTGACGGGGAGTTGGGCTATTTTCAGCACAATTTCCGCGCCTACGGCCGCGCGGGCGCCCCCTGTCCCACGCCGGGCTGCGCGGGCACCGTCGCGCGCATCGTGCAATCGGGCCGCTCGACCTTCTACTGCCCGCAATGCCAAAGATAA
- a CDS encoding enoyl-CoA hydratase, giving the protein MAFKTLIVEIEDHVALIRLNRPDALNALNSELMGELVDAVGQANANEKVRVIVLTGSEKAFAAGADVREMSDKGFVDVFTSDFFTPESEALMASRKPIIAAVSGYCLGGGCELAMICDFIIASDTAKFGQPEINLGVVAGIGGTQRLTRFVGKSKAMDMHLTGRFMDAEEAERAGLVSRVVPAKKLMEEAMAAADKIAEKSALTTMAVKECVNRSYETTLREGLLFERRMFHMLFATEDQTEGMQAFVEKREPQFRDK; this is encoded by the coding sequence ATGGCTTTCAAGACGCTGATCGTCGAGATCGAGGACCACGTGGCGCTGATCCGCCTGAACCGGCCGGACGCGCTCAACGCCCTCAATTCCGAACTGATGGGCGAACTGGTCGACGCGGTGGGCCAGGCCAACGCGAACGAAAAGGTCCGGGTGATCGTCCTGACGGGCTCGGAAAAGGCGTTCGCCGCCGGGGCCGACGTGCGCGAGATGAGCGACAAGGGCTTCGTCGACGTCTTCACCTCCGACTTTTTCACGCCCGAGTCCGAGGCGCTGATGGCCTCCCGCAAGCCGATCATCGCGGCGGTGTCGGGCTATTGCCTGGGCGGCGGCTGCGAGCTGGCGATGATCTGCGATTTCATCATCGCGTCGGACACCGCCAAGTTCGGCCAGCCCGAGATCAATCTCGGCGTGGTGGCCGGCATCGGCGGCACCCAGCGGCTGACCCGCTTCGTGGGCAAGTCCAAGGCGATGGACATGCACCTGACCGGCCGCTTCATGGATGCCGAAGAGGCCGAGCGCGCGGGGCTCGTGTCCCGCGTGGTCCCCGCCAAGAAGCTGATGGAAGAGGCGATGGCCGCGGCCGACAAGATCGCCGAGAAGTCGGCGCTGACCACGATGGCGGTCAAGGAATGCGTCAACCGCAGCTACGAAACCACGCTCCGCGAGGGGCTGTTGTTCGAGCGGCGGATGTTCCACATGCTGTTCGCCACCGAGGACCAGACCGAGGGCATGCAGGCCTTCGTCGAGAAGCGCGAGCCGCAATTCCGCGACAAGTGA
- the rpsT gene encoding 30S ribosomal protein S20, with protein MANSPQAKKRARQNERRFAVNKARRSRIRTYLRKVEEAIASGDKDAATAALRQAQPELMRGVTKGVLHKNTAARKMSRLAARVKALGA; from the coding sequence ATGGCCAATTCGCCCCAAGCCAAGAAGCGCGCCCGTCAGAACGAGCGCCGCTTCGCCGTCAACAAGGCGCGCCGCTCGCGCATCCGCACCTACCTGCGCAAGGTCGAGGAGGCGATCGCCTCGGGCGACAAGGACGCCGCCACCGCCGCCCTCCGCCAGGCCCAGCCCGAACTGATGCGCGGCGTCACCAAGGGCGTTCTGCACAAGAACACCGCGGCGCGCAAAATGTCGCGGCTGGCCGCCCGGGTGAAGGCGCTGGGCGCCTAA
- the dnaA gene encoding chromosomal replication initiator protein DnaA produces MTDDTWGRICQDLEKTIGKNNFVTWIAPLEFRALEDGVARFGVPTSFVGDWVNRNFGDRILEQLARNGVPVDRLEFSVAAGRSGADRHAQKPAAAQPQADAKAEADMPGAPLDARFTFDTFVTGKPNELAHAAARRVGEGGAVTFNPLFLYGGVGLGKTHLMHAIAWELRERAPEKTVVYLSAEQFMYRFVQALRERDMMGFKSLFRSVDVLMVDDVQFIAGKDSTQEEFFHTFNALVDQNKQIVISADRAPGEIKDLEERIKSRLQCGLVVDLHPTDYELRLGILQQKVDLYRMQYPGLVICDGVLEFLAHRISTNVRVLEGALTRLFAFASLVGKEITLELAQDCLADILRATDRKVTIEEIQRKVSEHYNMRLADMIGPKRHRTIARPRQIAMWLSKQLTQRSLPEIGRRFGGRDHTTVMHAVKRIEELRGSDPQIAEDLELLRRMLEA; encoded by the coding sequence ATGACAGACGACACGTGGGGACGTATCTGCCAAGACCTTGAAAAGACGATTGGAAAGAACAATTTTGTCACCTGGATCGCGCCGCTGGAATTTCGCGCGCTGGAGGACGGTGTCGCGCGGTTCGGCGTTCCCACCAGCTTTGTCGGCGATTGGGTGAACCGCAATTTCGGCGACCGCATTCTCGAACAACTCGCCCGCAACGGCGTGCCGGTCGACCGGCTGGAGTTTTCCGTCGCGGCCGGTCGGTCCGGCGCGGACCGACATGCGCAAAAGCCCGCGGCGGCCCAGCCGCAAGCCGACGCAAAGGCCGAGGCCGACATGCCCGGCGCGCCGCTCGATGCGCGCTTTACCTTCGACACTTTCGTGACCGGCAAGCCAAACGAACTGGCGCATGCCGCCGCACGGCGGGTGGGCGAGGGCGGCGCGGTCACCTTCAACCCGCTCTTCCTCTACGGCGGCGTGGGCCTCGGCAAGACGCACCTGATGCACGCCATCGCCTGGGAGCTGCGCGAGCGCGCGCCCGAGAAGACGGTTGTCTACCTGTCGGCCGAGCAGTTCATGTACCGTTTCGTGCAGGCGCTGCGCGAGCGCGACATGATGGGGTTCAAGTCGCTGTTCCGCTCGGTCGATGTGCTCATGGTGGACGACGTGCAGTTCATCGCCGGCAAGGACAGCACGCAGGAGGAGTTCTTCCACACGTTCAACGCGCTGGTGGACCAGAACAAGCAGATCGTGATTTCGGCGGATCGGGCGCCGGGCGAGATCAAGGATCTCGAGGAGCGGATCAAGAGCCGTCTGCAATGCGGGCTGGTGGTCGACCTGCACCCGACCGATTACGAACTGCGCCTCGGCATTCTGCAGCAGAAGGTGGACCTCTACCGGATGCAGTATCCCGGGCTCGTGATCTGCGACGGGGTGCTGGAATTCCTCGCCCACCGCATCTCGACCAATGTCCGGGTGCTGGAAGGCGCGCTGACGCGGCTGTTCGCCTTCGCCTCGCTCGTGGGCAAGGAGATCACGCTGGAGCTCGCGCAGGACTGCCTGGCCGATATCCTGCGCGCGACCGACCGCAAGGTCACGATCGAAGAGATCCAGCGCAAGGTGAGTGAGCATTACAACATGCGGCTGGCCGACATGATCGGGCCCAAGCGGCACCGCACCATCGCCCGGCCGCGGCAGATCGCGATGTGGCTGTCCAAGCAGCTGACCCAGCGCAGCCTGCCCGAAATCGGCCGGCGCTTCGGCGGACGCGACCACACCACGGTCATGCACGCCGTCAAGCGCATCGAGGAACTGCGCGGCAGCGATCCGCAGATCGCCGAGGACCTCGAATTGCTGCGCCGTATGCTGGAGGCCTGA
- the dnaN gene encoding DNA polymerase III subunit beta: MKFSIERGTLLRAVGQAQSVVERRNTIPILANVLIEAEGDSVSFRATDLDIEVVDKVSAQVERAGATTVPAVTLHEIVRKLPDGALVGLADDGASGRMTVQAGRSHFTLATLPKEDFPVMASSEYVSNFSAPAPVLRRLFDKSKFAISTEETRYYLNGVYMHVADGESGKTLRCVATDGHRLARIDADLPEGAETMPGVIVPRKTVGELRKLLDDDEAQIAVSVSDTKVRFATPEITLTSKVIDGTFPDYSRVIPAGNSRRLEVDAADFAKAVDRVATVSSERSRAVKLALDEDRLTLSVNAPDSGAAEEELAVAYGDEKLEIGFNAKYLLEIASQVDRENAVFLFNSAGDPTLMREGNDDSAVYVVMPMRV, translated from the coding sequence ATGAAATTCAGCATCGAACGCGGCACCCTTCTCAGGGCAGTCGGCCAGGCACAATCGGTTGTCGAGCGGCGCAACACGATCCCGATCCTGGCCAATGTGCTGATCGAGGCCGAGGGCGACAGCGTCAGTTTCCGGGCGACCGACCTGGATATCGAGGTGGTCGACAAGGTGTCCGCGCAGGTGGAACGGGCCGGGGCGACCACCGTGCCCGCGGTCACCCTGCACGAGATCGTGCGCAAGCTGCCTGACGGCGCGCTGGTGGGGCTGGCCGATGACGGTGCCTCGGGGCGGATGACCGTCCAGGCGGGGCGGTCGCACTTCACCCTGGCCACGCTGCCCAAGGAAGATTTCCCGGTGATGGCGTCCTCGGAATACGTTTCCAACTTCTCGGCGCCCGCCCCGGTGCTGCGCCGTCTCTTCGACAAGTCGAAATTCGCGATCTCCACCGAGGAGACGCGCTATTACCTCAACGGCGTCTACATGCATGTCGCCGATGGCGAGAGCGGCAAGACGCTGCGTTGCGTGGCGACCGACGGCCACCGGCTGGCGCGGATCGACGCCGACCTGCCCGAGGGGGCCGAGACCATGCCGGGCGTGATCGTGCCGCGCAAGACCGTGGGCGAATTGCGCAAGCTGCTGGACGACGACGAGGCGCAGATCGCGGTCTCGGTCTCCGACACCAAGGTGCGCTTCGCCACGCCCGAGATCACCCTGACATCGAAGGTGATCGACGGCACCTTCCCCGATTACAGCCGGGTGATTCCGGCAGGCAATTCGCGCCGGCTGGAGGTCGACGCCGCCGACTTCGCGAAAGCCGTGGACCGGGTGGCCACGGTCAGCTCGGAACGGTCGCGCGCGGTCAAGCTGGCCCTCGACGAGGACCGGCTGACGCTGTCTGTGAACGCCCCGGACAGCGGCGCGGCCGAAGAGGAACTGGCGGTCGCCTATGGCGACGAGAAGCTGGAAATCGGGTTCAACGCGAAATACCTGCTGGAGATCGCCAGCCAGGTGGACCGTGAGAACGCGGTATTCCTGTTCAACTCGGCCGGCGACCCGACGCTGATGCGCGAAGGCAACGACGACTCGGCGGTTTATGTCGTGATGCCGATGCGGGTCTGA